A genome region from Campylobacter concisus includes the following:
- a CDS encoding type II asparaginase has translation MRLIFKAVLLMILGATLAVAKPTIYILATGGTIAGSGSGSLDSSYTSGTVTVDKLIAAVPDINKIATIKGEQISNIGSQDMNNEVWLKLANRINELLNSGKADGIVVTHGTDTMEETAYFLNLVVKSDKPVVLVGAMRNSGSLSADGPLNLFNAVNVAISKDSVGKGVVVTMNDEIHAAREVTKTNTTGVDTFKSPNSGKIGTVFYGNVKYYMNPIRKHTAKSAFDLEGVKELPRVDIIYSHANDNPDFVKIAVKNGAKGIVSAGLGNGNPYFSVLDALGEASKAGVVVVRDSRVGSGETTMNGEVDDAKYGFLTSDNLNAQKARVLLMLALTKTSDKAKIQEYFLTH, from the coding sequence ATGCGTTTAATCTTTAAGGCGGTGTTACTCATGATTTTAGGTGCTACTTTAGCGGTTGCAAAGCCAACCATCTACATACTAGCTACTGGTGGAACGATAGCAGGAAGCGGCTCAGGATCGCTTGATTCGAGCTATACTTCTGGAACTGTTACGGTCGATAAACTAATCGCAGCCGTGCCAGATATCAACAAAATCGCTACCATAAAAGGCGAGCAAATTTCAAATATCGGCTCACAGGATATGAACAATGAAGTTTGGCTAAAGCTTGCAAATAGAATCAACGAGCTTCTAAATAGCGGCAAAGCTGATGGCATCGTCGTTACTCACGGAACGGATACTATGGAAGAGACGGCGTACTTTCTAAATTTAGTCGTTAAAAGCGACAAACCAGTCGTCCTTGTAGGTGCGATGAGAAATAGCGGCTCACTAAGCGCAGACGGTCCACTAAATTTATTTAACGCTGTAAACGTAGCTATCAGCAAAGATAGCGTAGGCAAGGGCGTTGTGGTTACTATGAATGATGAAATTCACGCTGCTAGAGAGGTGACAAAGACCAACACCACAGGCGTTGATACATTTAAATCACCAAATAGCGGTAAGATCGGCACAGTCTTTTATGGCAACGTAAAATACTATATGAATCCGATTAGAAAACACACAGCAAAATCAGCATTTGATCTAGAGGGTGTAAAAGAGCTTCCAAGAGTCGATATCATCTACTCTCACGCAAATGACAATCCTGACTTTGTAAAAATAGCTGTTAAAAACGGCGCAAAAGGTATCGTTAGCGCTGGTCTTGGCAATGGCAACCCTTACTTTAGCGTGCTTGACGCACTTGGTGAGGCTTCAAAAGCTGGCGTAGTGGTAGTTCGCGACTCACGTGTAGGAAGTGGCGAGACGACTATGAACGGCGAAGTGGACGACGCAAAATACGGCTTTTTAACAAGCGATAACCTAAACGCGCAAAAAGCTAGAGTGCTTTTGATGCTTGCGCTTACAAAAACAAGCGACAAAGCCAAAATTCAAGAGTATTTTTTAACTCACTAA
- a CDS encoding branched-chain amino acid transporter permease yields the protein MISASSSEMVLFVAVLLSALATFITRATPFYALRNYKPNPYLDAIEKHMGMMIMVVLVCYGLKDTKFSEFPYGLSEIVAVFTAILMHLKFKNTLLSIVISTGIYMFLIRIF from the coding sequence TTGATAAGTGCAAGCTCAAGTGAAATGGTGCTTTTTGTGGCAGTGCTTTTAAGCGCCTTGGCTACTTTTATAACGAGGGCGACGCCGTTTTATGCGTTAAGAAACTATAAGCCAAACCCTTATTTAGACGCCATTGAGAAGCATATGGGTATGATGATAATGGTCGTTTTGGTCTGCTACGGTTTAAAAGATACGAAATTTAGCGAGTTTCCTTATGGCTTAAGCGAGATAGTGGCGGTATTTACGGCTATTTTGATGCATTTAAAATTTAAAAATACCCTTCTTAGCATAGTTATTTCAACCGGAATTTATATGTTTTTGATAAGAATTTTTTAA
- a CDS encoding AzlC family ABC transporter permease, translating into MTFKYVFKLSIPIFMGYFPLGVAFGILAKSMGVSAFIAVALSTLAYGGAAQFMMLSLFSVGTSYVEVFIVSYLVNLRHTFYGISLLKEYSGIKFRLLSIALLTDETFAIFKNLGLKDASDRSFVFAWLNLLSWSYWAAGTLLGALLGDLIKADTKGLEFSLTALFIVIVIEMFKNDKNYRVLFAAVFFGVLGVSLFPAKFVLVGSMALCFVFLLLFKDKI; encoded by the coding sequence TTGACATTTAAATATGTTTTTAAACTATCCATTCCTATCTTTATGGGCTATTTTCCGCTTGGTGTCGCCTTTGGGATTTTGGCTAAAAGCATGGGCGTTAGCGCGTTTATCGCCGTCGCTCTTAGCACTCTTGCCTACGGCGGCGCGGCTCAGTTTATGATGCTCTCGCTCTTTAGTGTTGGCACGAGCTATGTTGAGGTTTTTATCGTGAGCTACCTTGTAAATTTACGCCATACTTTTTATGGAATTTCACTTTTAAAAGAGTATAGCGGGATCAAATTTAGGCTTTTAAGCATCGCTTTGCTAACGGATGAGACCTTTGCGATATTTAAAAATTTAGGGCTAAAAGATGCAAGTGATCGAAGTTTTGTCTTTGCCTGGCTAAATCTACTTTCGTGGTCATACTGGGCGGCTGGGACGCTGCTTGGAGCACTTCTTGGAGATCTTATAAAGGCCGATACAAAAGGGCTTGAGTTTAGCTTAACGGCACTTTTTATAGTTATTGTGATTGAAATGTTTAAAAATGACAAAAACTACCGCGTGCTCTTTGCTGCAGTCTTTTTTGGCGTGCTTGGAGTGAGCCTCTTTCCAGCTAAATTTGTGCTGGTTGGCTCGATGGCACTTTGTTTTGTATTTTTGCTTTTGTTTAAGGATAAAATTTGA
- a CDS encoding tetratricopeptide repeat protein: MKKIILILFCVLFSWGKNFDTTKLESECALNNVESCTDLIYIYLDKNERDKMAAMANKACELGNPHSCLFLGNTYLQRDSLAQEKEEGLKLYNKACELKNAFACYTLALIYETGDTGIPKDKNRAKNYYKKACELDLGEACSSLKISQ, from the coding sequence ATGAAAAAGATAATTTTAATTTTATTTTGTGTTCTTTTTTCTTGGGGTAAAAATTTTGATACGACTAAGCTTGAAAGTGAGTGCGCTTTAAATAACGTAGAAAGCTGCACCGATCTTATATATATCTACCTTGACAAAAATGAGCGCGATAAAATGGCAGCTATGGCAAACAAGGCCTGTGAGCTAGGCAATCCACATAGCTGTCTATTTTTAGGAAATACATATCTACAAAGAGACAGCCTAGCACAAGAAAAAGAAGAAGGGCTTAAGCTTTATAATAAGGCTTGCGAACTAAAAAATGCATTTGCTTGCTACACCCTTGCACTTATCTACGAAACCGGAGATACTGGTATACCAAAAGATAAAAATAGAGCAAAAAACTACTATAAAAAAGCCTGCGAGCTTGATTTGGGTGAAGCTTGCAGTAGCTTAAAAATTTCTCAGTAA
- the flgG gene encoding flagellar basal-body rod protein FlgG has product MMRSLYTAATGMIAQQTQIDVTSHNIANVNTYGYKKNRAEFADLMYQVMEYAGTATSQTTTSPTGIEVGLGVRPTAINKIFSQGYFKETSNNLDMVIAGNGFFQIQLPDGTTAYTRNGAFKLDANGTIVNSDGYQLIPQITVPANATQISIGTDGTVSVLQAGEREMAQIGQIELANFINPAGLHSMGDNNYLETSASGNVVVGVAGLDGLGTIRQGFVEMSNVQLVEEMTDLITGQRAYEANSKAITTSDSMLEIVNGLKR; this is encoded by the coding sequence ATGATGAGATCACTTTACACTGCGGCCACTGGTATGATAGCTCAGCAGACGCAGATAGACGTAACCTCACACAACATCGCAAACGTAAATACTTATGGATACAAGAAAAATAGGGCTGAATTTGCTGATCTTATGTATCAAGTCATGGAGTATGCAGGTACGGCTACGAGTCAGACTACCACAAGCCCAACAGGCATCGAAGTGGGCCTTGGTGTGCGTCCAACGGCGATAAATAAAATTTTCTCTCAGGGTTATTTTAAAGAGACTAGCAACAACCTAGATATGGTAATAGCTGGCAATGGATTTTTTCAGATTCAACTTCCTGACGGCACGACAGCCTATACTAGAAATGGCGCATTTAAGCTTGATGCAAACGGCACTATTGTAAATAGCGATGGCTATCAGCTAATCCCTCAGATTACCGTGCCTGCGAATGCGACGCAAATTTCTATCGGCACAGATGGCACCGTATCAGTGCTCCAAGCAGGTGAGAGAGAGATGGCTCAGATAGGTCAGATCGAGCTAGCAAATTTCATAAACCCAGCCGGCCTTCACTCAATGGGTGATAATAACTACCTAGAAACAAGTGCTAGCGGTAACGTGGTGGTGGGTGTGGCAGGACTTGACGGACTTGGTACGATCAGACAAGGATTTGTCGAGATGAGTAACGTCCAGCTTGTCGAAGAGATGACTGATCTTATCACTGGTCAGCGCGCATACGAGGCAAACTCAAAGGCGATAACTACGAGTGATTCGATGCTTGAAATAGTAAATGGACTTAAAAGGTAG
- a CDS encoding flagellar hook-basal body protein: protein MQNGYYQATAGMVTQFNRLNVISNNLANVNTIGYKRNDVVIGDFARIFKETQDELPLKNHTKDGAKFLNRTLDRVPQISEEYTDFSAGGFKYSSNTLDFAIKRDDAFFLVDTPNGVKLSKNGSFSLDGDGYIVTKEGYKVLPSGYEAQNPGQRGIQVPQGEVLTADKNGNLYSNNNQFSKFFIAQPREIRDLKKVGDNLFESRNFDDITELDEADSVMQGYAQMSNVNPVLEMVGLIETQRLVDMYQKVMTSHMNDLNQDAVQKLALKA, encoded by the coding sequence ATGCAAAATGGTTATTATCAAGCCACTGCTGGCATGGTAACGCAGTTTAACAGACTAAATGTGATCTCAAACAATCTTGCAAATGTAAATACGATTGGCTACAAGCGAAATGACGTAGTTATCGGTGACTTTGCGAGAATTTTTAAAGAGACGCAAGATGAGCTCCCACTTAAAAATCACACAAAAGATGGAGCTAAATTTTTAAATAGAACGCTTGACCGCGTACCACAAATAAGTGAAGAATACACTGACTTTAGCGCCGGAGGCTTTAAATACAGCTCAAACACGCTTGATTTTGCGATAAAAAGAGATGACGCATTCTTCTTGGTCGATACTCCAAATGGCGTAAAACTTAGCAAAAATGGCTCTTTTAGCCTTGATGGTGATGGTTATATCGTCACAAAGGAGGGCTATAAGGTGCTGCCAAGTGGTTACGAGGCACAAAATCCTGGCCAAAGAGGTATCCAAGTGCCACAAGGCGAGGTGCTAACTGCTGATAAAAATGGAAATTTATACTCAAATAATAATCAATTTTCTAAATTTTTTATCGCTCAGCCAAGAGAGATAAGAGATCTTAAAAAGGTCGGAGATAATCTCTTTGAGAGTAGAAATTTTGACGACATCACAGAGCTTGACGAAGCTGATAGCGTGATGCAAGGATATGCTCAGATGTCAAACGTAAACCCAGTTTTAGAAATGGTTGGTCTAATAGAAACCCAGCGCTTAGTTGATATGTATCAAAAGGTTATGACAAGCCACATGAACGATCTTAACCAAGATGCTGTTCAAAAACTAGCCCTAAAAGCTTAA
- a CDS encoding TonB-dependent hemoglobin/transferrin/lactoferrin family receptor, whose translation MKKTSLVVLLCAGLNLLAQESENIKEVELGGVEVTAEEENVKNKKISEVKKTASELTKQQVSDTRDMVRYDTGVSVVETGRFGSSGYAIRGVDENRVAISIDGLNQAETLSSQGFKDLFEGYGNFNNTRNGVEIENIQQVNITKGADSIKTGSGALGGSVMFETKDARDYLTEKDWFYGFKAQKSSANDEKLFSHTMAARAKWFDILFITTKRDGHEMKNWGYNTYDDSVLGKEREKPDPYTINTDSRLFKFGVNFNETNRFSVGIDRSTKETVGTDWSYKFALYTGGMLNNVRYSTDVRHVNDQNKRENIFYTYENYDENPLWDSMKLTYSKQKIQLKARTDEYCDKNDCQGLLNPSGLKLNNEGKLVDKYGGELQMRQVEKEAWPGAGFTIPKDIVFDSHGNEVDEIFYGRSNRGVDKLLVDCNQYDCSKPLTLFNKTTKRYETYNLTPQNMPDGNGKYAELTPKTSWEELFLPSSPGYLENNWKDRDLNTDTKQLNLDATKEFSLFKMDHTLKYGGLYNQTDKSMVNRQGYEAHNKEWWAKYFFGMANKGTGLLPNFQPDKCMPHGGNDYSTLCRHEDNKFSFLIPVNTKTKAFYLGDDISLTEILSVDANYRFDKITHNPNYIPGKTPKLPTDLFAGVFIPFTIPPGSSAEEVKRIKTKNAEENARYLASQKRDFTHHSYSLSTNFDPFEHIRLQAKYANGFRAPTSDEIYFTFQHPDFTIFPNLALQPEIAKTKEFAVTLHNSPSFFTINLFQTDYKNFIDLKYIGRGTLTYGNAGSRMPVEKYQNVNRAKARVRGVELSANLDLEQVYSGLSGFNVGYKYLYQKGRMSVDESGKLDAPMNAIQPAKFVYNVGYHTKNNKFGANLYMTHVKAKRPEDTYNIYAKDDPDAKNTYVRYVSNTYSLFDFVAFYRPMKNFTFTAGVYNITDKKYTSWDSARSIRTFGTNNMVNKETGRGLARFYSPGRNFKLTFEMTF comes from the coding sequence ATGAAAAAGACTTCACTAGTTGTTTTACTTTGTGCTGGCTTAAATTTGTTGGCCCAAGAAAGTGAGAATATAAAAGAAGTTGAACTTGGCGGAGTAGAGGTAACTGCGGAAGAAGAAAACGTAAAGAATAAAAAGATTAGTGAAGTAAAAAAGACAGCAAGTGAGCTTACCAAACAACAAGTAAGCGATACTAGAGATATGGTGCGCTATGACACTGGTGTAAGCGTAGTTGAGACTGGTCGCTTTGGCTCTAGCGGATATGCTATAAGAGGCGTTGACGAAAACCGTGTGGCTATCAGTATCGATGGACTTAATCAAGCTGAAACACTTTCATCACAGGGTTTTAAGGATCTCTTTGAAGGATATGGAAATTTCAACAACACAAGAAATGGCGTAGAGATAGAAAACATCCAGCAAGTAAATATTACAAAAGGAGCAGATAGTATAAAAACGGGCTCAGGTGCACTTGGTGGCTCTGTAATGTTTGAAACAAAAGACGCCAGAGACTATCTTACAGAAAAAGACTGGTTCTACGGCTTTAAAGCACAAAAATCATCAGCCAACGATGAAAAACTATTTTCTCATACGATGGCCGCACGAGCAAAATGGTTTGACATACTCTTTATCACTACAAAAAGAGATGGTCATGAGATGAAAAACTGGGGTTACAACACATACGATGATAGCGTGCTTGGCAAAGAGAGAGAAAAACCAGATCCTTATACCATAAATACAGATAGCAGGCTATTTAAATTTGGTGTAAATTTTAATGAAACGAACCGCTTTAGCGTAGGAATCGATAGAAGCACAAAAGAGACAGTAGGTACTGACTGGTCGTATAAATTTGCTCTTTATACTGGCGGTATGTTAAATAACGTACGTTACAGCACCGATGTAAGGCACGTAAATGATCAAAACAAACGTGAAAATATCTTTTATACATATGAAAACTACGATGAAAACCCACTTTGGGATAGCATGAAACTAACCTACTCAAAACAAAAGATTCAGCTAAAAGCAAGGACTGATGAGTACTGTGATAAAAACGACTGTCAAGGTCTACTAAATCCATCAGGATTAAAGTTAAACAACGAAGGTAAACTGGTGGATAAATATGGTGGAGAGTTGCAAATGAGACAAGTAGAAAAAGAAGCCTGGCCTGGAGCTGGTTTTACTATTCCTAAAGATATTGTATTTGACAGTCATGGAAACGAAGTAGATGAAATATTCTATGGAAGGTCAAATCGTGGAGTAGATAAACTTCTTGTTGATTGTAACCAATATGACTGCTCTAAGCCTTTAACACTTTTCAATAAGACAACCAAACGATATGAAACCTACAATCTAACTCCGCAAAACATGCCAGATGGCAATGGAAAATATGCGGAGCTTACTCCAAAAACTAGTTGGGAGGAACTATTTTTGCCAAGTAGTCCAGGATATCTTGAAAATAACTGGAAAGATAGGGATCTAAATACCGATACAAAACAGCTAAATTTAGATGCGACAAAGGAATTTAGCCTATTTAAAATGGATCATACTTTAAAATACGGTGGACTTTATAACCAAACAGATAAAAGTATGGTAAATAGGCAAGGCTATGAGGCACACAATAAGGAATGGTGGGCGAAATATTTCTTTGGCATGGCAAACAAAGGCACAGGCTTGCTACCAAATTTTCAACCAGACAAGTGCATGCCTCACGGTGGAAATGATTACAGTACACTTTGCAGACATGAAGATAATAAATTTAGCTTTTTAATACCTGTTAATACTAAGACAAAGGCATTTTATCTGGGTGATGATATATCTTTAACTGAAATTTTAAGCGTAGATGCAAATTATAGGTTTGACAAAATAACACACAATCCAAACTACATACCAGGTAAGACACCAAAGCTACCAACTGATCTTTTTGCTGGTGTTTTTATACCTTTTACTATACCGCCTGGCTCTAGTGCAGAAGAAGTAAAAAGGATAAAAACTAAAAATGCTGAAGAAAATGCACGTTATCTAGCAAGCCAAAAGAGGGATTTTACACATCATTCGTATTCACTTTCAACAAATTTTGACCCATTTGAGCATATAAGACTTCAGGCAAAATATGCAAATGGCTTTAGAGCTCCAACATCTGATGAAATTTATTTTACTTTTCAGCATCCTGATTTTACGATATTTCCAAATTTAGCCCTTCAGCCTGAGATCGCAAAAACAAAAGAATTTGCCGTAACTCTTCATAACTCACCTAGCTTTTTTACGATAAATCTCTTTCAAACAGACTATAAAAATTTCATCGATCTAAAGTATATCGGTCGTGGCACGCTAACATACGGAAATGCTGGTAGTAGAATGCCAGTAGAAAAATACCAAAACGTAAATAGAGCAAAGGCTCGCGTAAGAGGTGTTGAACTGAGTGCAAATCTAGACCTAGAGCAAGTTTATAGTGGGCTAAGTGGCTTTAATGTCGGCTATAAATACCTATACCAAAAAGGTAGAATGTCAGTAGATGAAAGTGGCAAGCTAGACGCTCCAATGAATGCCATTCAGCCAGCAAAATTTGTCTATAACGTCGGATATCACACCAAAAATAATAAATTTGGAGCAAATCTATATATGACACACGTAAAAGCAAAACGTCCAGAAGATACTTACAATATCTATGCCAAAGACGATCCGGATGCAAAAAATACGTATGTTAGATATGTCAGTAATACATACAGTCTATTTGATTTTGTAGCATTTTACAGACCGATGAAAAATTTCACATTTACGGCAGGTGTGTATAACATCACAGATAAAAAATACACAAGCTGGGATAGTGCAAGAAGTATAAGGACTTTTGGCACAAATAATATGGTAAATAAAGAAACTGGCAGGGGCCTTGCTAGATTTTACTCACCTGGCAGAAATTTCAAGCTAACATTTGAAATGACGTTTTAA
- the rpoD gene encoding RNA polymerase sigma factor RpoD has translation MSAAKDSFSQIEELFAENAKGFLTYEKLVKLLDKAPTATIVKKIEQLAKTNKVQLITSAEAAKLRNLADAKKRQENAQKSDQDIDEDLDLSGESDLLEWSRSDSPVRMYLREMGQIALLTKDEEVEISKRIELGEDIIIDAFCSVPFLIDFILDYKEPLINRERRVKELFKSFEDESENEENEDSEDDVDEEDEENEENETPKKSAKNDKRAEKVIESFKALEKAKKEWLKTANKQDKVESDDTASKMTLAFKKKILKEKLMDLGPTSKLISEIVKSMETALKSDDEFDRELKRLEYRLPMFSDELKKNHKSILKDIIKLSKEEIAARVPEATMVSTYVEIKKLFTTKEASKQGFDLEPTRLKEILEQIKRGKKISDEAKARMAKSNLRLVVSIAKRYTNRGLPFLDLIQEGNIGLMKAVDKFEYRKGYKFSTYATWWIRQAISRAIADQARTIRIPIHMIETINRINKINRKYLQEEGKEPDVSVIAKEVGLSVDKVKQVIKITKEPISLEAPIANEEDGKFGDFVEDKSSLSPIEQILKSDLREQIDDVLSQLNEREKAVISMRFGLLEDESDRTLEEIGKALNVTRERVRQIESSAIKKLKHPKVGRKLKNYIEG, from the coding sequence ATGAGCGCCGCAAAAGACTCTTTTTCTCAGATAGAAGAGCTTTTCGCTGAAAATGCAAAAGGCTTTTTGACATACGAAAAATTAGTAAAATTATTAGACAAAGCTCCGACTGCTACGATAGTAAAAAAGATAGAACAACTAGCAAAAACAAATAAAGTCCAGCTCATCACATCTGCTGAGGCTGCAAAGCTTAGAAATTTAGCTGATGCTAAAAAACGTCAAGAAAATGCTCAAAAAAGTGATCAAGATATCGACGAGGATCTCGATCTTTCTGGCGAGAGCGACCTTTTGGAGTGGTCAAGATCAGATAGTCCTGTCAGGATGTATCTAAGAGAGATGGGTCAGATCGCGCTTCTTACAAAAGATGAAGAGGTAGAGATCAGCAAAAGGATCGAACTTGGCGAAGATATCATTATCGACGCATTTTGTTCTGTACCATTTTTGATCGATTTCATACTTGACTATAAAGAGCCACTCATCAACAGAGAACGCCGTGTAAAAGAGCTTTTTAAGAGCTTTGAGGACGAGAGTGAAAACGAAGAAAATGAAGATAGCGAAGACGATGTAGACGAGGAAGATGAAGAGAACGAAGAGAACGAAACTCCTAAAAAATCAGCTAAAAACGATAAACGTGCTGAAAAGGTCATAGAGAGCTTTAAAGCCCTTGAAAAAGCTAAAAAAGAGTGGCTAAAGACTGCAAACAAACAAGATAAAGTTGAGAGCGACGATACAGCTTCAAAGATGACTCTTGCATTTAAAAAGAAAATTTTAAAAGAGAAGCTAATGGATCTTGGCCCAACAAGCAAGTTAATTAGCGAGATCGTAAAATCAATGGAAACAGCACTAAAAAGCGACGACGAATTTGACAGAGAGCTAAAACGCTTGGAGTATCGCTTGCCAATGTTTAGTGACGAGCTTAAGAAAAATCATAAAAGCATACTAAAAGATATCATCAAGCTTAGCAAAGAAGAGATCGCAGCTCGTGTGCCAGAAGCTACAATGGTTTCAACTTACGTCGAGATCAAAAAATTATTTACTACAAAAGAGGCGAGCAAGCAAGGCTTTGATCTTGAGCCAACAAGGCTAAAAGAAATTTTAGAGCAGATCAAACGTGGAAAGAAAATTTCTGATGAGGCAAAAGCTAGAATGGCTAAGTCAAATCTCCGTCTAGTTGTAAGTATTGCGAAACGCTATACAAATAGGGGCTTGCCATTTTTGGATCTCATCCAAGAGGGCAACATCGGCCTTATGAAGGCGGTTGATAAATTTGAATACAGAAAAGGTTATAAATTTTCAACCTACGCCACATGGTGGATCCGCCAGGCTATTTCGCGTGCGATCGCCGATCAAGCAAGGACGATTAGGATACCTATCCACATGATAGAGACGATAAATCGTATCAACAAAATAAACCGCAAATACCTCCAAGAAGAGGGAAAAGAGCCTGATGTGAGCGTTATCGCAAAAGAGGTTGGACTAAGTGTTGATAAGGTAAAACAAGTCATCAAGATCACAAAAGAGCCTATCAGCCTCGAAGCTCCGATCGCAAACGAAGAGGATGGAAAATTTGGAGATTTTGTCGAGGATAAAAGCTCACTTTCTCCGATAGAGCAAATTTTAAAAAGTGACCTTAGAGAGCAGATCGACGATGTGCTTTCACAGCTAAATGAGCGCGAAAAAGCAGTTATTTCGATGAGATTTGGCTTGCTTGAGGATGAGAGCGACCGCACACTTGAAGAGATCGGTAAGGCTCTAAATGTCACTCGCGAGCGTGTTCGCCAGATAGAAAGCTCAGCTATCAAAAAACTAAAACACCCAAAAGTTGGTAGAAAACTCAAAAACTACATTGAGGGCTAA
- a CDS encoding flavodoxin family protein: MKSIVIYTSKSGNTKKIAEAIAGELSCEAINFANAGEINLSEFDFIALGYYIDQGSPEKEFKKFISQSVKNKKVGFFITLGADVPSAHATQAIDQGKELFMQNGNKILRTFICQGAIAPEVIEQLKKLGKAMPDDPRFALTPERLERWERAKTHPDEADVKAAKEAFRGVKI; the protein is encoded by the coding sequence ATGAAAAGTATTGTGATATATACATCAAAAAGTGGAAATACAAAAAAGATAGCAGAGGCTATTGCTGGTGAGCTTAGCTGTGAGGCGATAAATTTTGCCAATGCGGGCGAGATAAATTTGAGCGAGTTTGACTTTATCGCGCTTGGATACTATATAGATCAGGGCTCACCGGAGAAGGAATTTAAAAAATTTATCTCTCAAAGTGTAAAAAATAAAAAAGTAGGCTTTTTTATAACCCTTGGTGCTGATGTGCCAAGTGCGCATGCCACGCAGGCGATAGATCAAGGCAAAGAGCTATTTATGCAAAATGGCAATAAAATTTTGCGCACGTTTATCTGTCAAGGTGCGATTGCTCCTGAAGTAATAGAGCAACTAAAAAAACTTGGTAAAGCTATGCCCGATGATCCGAGATTTGCTCTAACGCCTGAGCGGCTAGAGCGATGGGAGCGAGCCAAAACGCACCCAGATGAGGCTGATGTAAAAGCCGCAAAGGAAGCATTTAGAGGGGTTAAAATTTAA
- a CDS encoding radical SAM protein, producing the protein MFNKRIKGHSVAPSKRPDMVSEDELWEFLESAPDENEGVIYIHVPFCDNICSFCSMNRTKLEDELDEYTKFLLSEIEKYSATNYLKSKKIGSVYFGGGTPTILKERHLEQVINALKGSFNILPECEFSLESTLHNLNISKLRLLNELGVNRYSIGVQTFSEAGRKLLNRTHSSDGAVKHLRDLREKFSGMLCVDIIYNYPNESIDEVVRDAKLVRELGIDSASFYSLQFLDGSVLSKTISKDYYDVEVDKSLHHAFLDEILSQGDYEILEYTKVAKKARDQYKYIRLSHMGADVLPLGKGAGGRLGEFGIYNMSQKMKVMGRMTARQMEFDRFVNLFQYPQISLERVFKFVSQTCANEIMDLFKKCEESGYLKIENDSLNFTKDGVFWGNSIANAVMEISKKEFL; encoded by the coding sequence ATGTTTAACAAACGTATAAAAGGACATAGTGTAGCTCCTTCAAAAAGACCAGATATGGTGAGTGAAGATGAGTTATGGGAATTTTTAGAGAGTGCGCCAGATGAAAATGAAGGAGTCATCTATATCCATGTGCCATTTTGTGACAATATATGCTCGTTTTGCTCGATGAATAGGACAAAGCTTGAAGACGAGCTTGATGAATATACAAAATTTTTACTAAGCGAGATAGAAAAATACTCTGCCACGAACTACTTAAAAAGCAAGAAAATAGGTAGTGTCTATTTTGGTGGCGGCACCCCAACGATATTAAAAGAGAGACACTTAGAGCAGGTGATAAACGCACTTAAGGGCAGTTTTAATATCCTACCTGAGTGTGAATTTAGCCTAGAAAGTACGCTTCATAATCTAAATATAAGCAAGCTTCGCCTTTTAAACGAACTTGGTGTAAATAGGTATAGTATCGGCGTGCAAACATTTAGTGAGGCTGGCAGAAAGCTGCTAAATCGCACACATAGTTCAGATGGAGCCGTAAAACATCTACGTGATCTGCGTGAGAAATTTAGTGGAATGCTTTGTGTTGATATTATATATAACTATCCTAATGAAAGCATAGATGAGGTAGTAAGAGATGCTAAGCTAGTGCGTGAGCTCGGCATTGATAGTGCGAGTTTTTATTCGCTTCAGTTTTTAGATGGCTCAGTGCTTAGCAAGACTATAAGCAAGGATTACTATGACGTAGAAGTCGATAAGAGCTTGCACCACGCATTTTTAGACGAAATTTTAAGTCAAGGTGACTATGAAATTTTAGAGTATACAAAGGTGGCCAAAAAGGCTAGGGACCAATATAAATATATAAGACTATCTCACATGGGTGCTGATGTCTTGCCTCTTGGAAAAGGCGCTGGTGGCAGGCTAGGGGAGTTTGGTATATATAACATGAGTCAAAAGATGAAAGTTATGGGTCGCATGACTGCTAGGCAGATGGAGTTTGATAGATTTGTAAATCTTTTTCAGTATCCGCAAATAAGCCTTGAGCGTGTTTTTAAATTTGTGAGCCAGACGTGTGCTAATGAGATTATGGATCTTTTTAAAAAATGTGAGGAAAGTGGATATCTAAAAATCGAAAACGACTCTTTAAATTTTACAAAAGATGGCGTATTTTGGGGAAATTCTATCGCAAATGCAGTGATGGAAATTTCTAAGAAGGAGTTTTTATGA